One segment of Coffea arabica cultivar ET-39 chromosome 7c, Coffea Arabica ET-39 HiFi, whole genome shotgun sequence DNA contains the following:
- the LOC140010139 gene encoding protein ALP1-like, translating into MRFTYVLPGWEGSAADGRVLRDALVRSDPLIVPKGKYFLVDAGYANSSGFLAPYRGVRYHLSEWSASGSKPQNFKELFNLRHSIARNMIERTFGLFKKRWAILRDASFFDVKTHVIIINACAILHNLIRVEQPNNPYLDEVDAEMRRVQHEVDDEDEMEDEDEENGMEDDGPNNDGGVNAVNENRIRTVQPTSEWTQFRNALARAMFIDYQIRQGHHGS; encoded by the exons ATGAGATTTACATATGTATTGCCTGGATGGGAAGGTTCTGCAGCAGATGGTAGAGTTCTACGGGATGCGTTAGTTAGATCAGATCCATTAATTGTTCCCAAGG GCAAGTACTTTCTTGTTGATGCGGGTTATGCAAATAGCTCCGGTTTCTTAGCTCCATATAGGGGAGTTAGATATCATCTTAGCGAGTGGTCTGCTAGTGGGAGCAAGCCTCAAAATTTTAAAGAGTTATTCAACCTTCGACATTCAATTGCTCGAAATATGATTGAAAGGACATTTGGTTTGTTCAAGAAGCGGTGGGCCATTTTGAGAGATGCATCTTTTTTTGATGTTAAGACTCATGTCATAATAATTAATGCATGTGCCATCCTTCATAATCTTATTCGAGTAGAACAACCAAATAACCCTTACTTGGATGAAGTTGATGCTGAGATGCGAAGAGTACAACATGaggttgatgatgaagatgaaatggaagatGAAGATGAGGAAAATGGAATGGAAGATGATGGTCCAAATAATGATGGTGGTGTAAATGCTGTTAACGAGAATCGAATTCGAACAGTACAACCAACTAGCGAGTGGACACAATTTAGAAATGCTTTAGCACGAGCAATGTTTATTGACTATCAAATTAGACAAGGCCATCATGGAAGTTGA